Below is a window of Nomascus leucogenys isolate Asia chromosome 16, Asia_NLE_v1, whole genome shotgun sequence DNA.
AAGTCCAAGCTTAGACAAATGATAATTAAATACATAATTGTCACATAAAAATGCAGGTAGAATTCTCATTCTTCCATTCTAAATTACAGTTCAAGCTGGTGATTATTTAAGCAAAAATGTAACTTTTAGGAGGAAATTGAATTATTTCCCACGTAAAGAATTTTTAAGATGGCAAAACTAAAATTAATCATGCCAAGGTTCCTGTTCGTGCTTAAATATATCCATGACTCCATGTCATTTTGCAATGCCTTCCTGTCCTTGACATAATTTTGCTTTACATACTTAACACAATAAACTCTTTcatagaaaggagaaaatgctTGCCTTTCTGGAGAAGCAAGTTATCTAAACTGGGCCCATTGTTATTTCCACAAACAAGTGGAGGAATTATTGCTACATTCTTTAACGATTACAGATAGAGAATGCAATGTTTCAGGCCTTTCAGCTTTAATCCACCGCTTTCTCAACAATTACAGACAGAGAATACAATGATTCAGGCCCTTCACCTTTAATCCACCCCTTTCTCACCCCTTGGGAAAGCCCAGCATTAGAAAGAGCACCTACTGGTTACACTTTTCACTTTTGCCCCCAAGACCATCTTCAACCTTGGTTGTTGAATTGTTGAGTTAGTCCTCAAGGTCTCTATCTGCAAAGTCGCACTTGATAACCAGCTGAATCTATAGCCCACTAAATTTGCTTGTTCTTATGTTTAGACATTAGTTccctaagtgaaataaatgagcGTAATATTAGTTACATCAATGACACCACTAAAGCATTCATTGAGCTTCAATAATAAgagtaacaataacaataaaattttatggcTCCTTTTCTCAAAGGAAATTAGAACACTTTACCAACATTATTGTCTCATTAAACCTCATGTCTTTGAAAAACGGTGTAGAATTGTGTGGATGGAAGGGTATAAGCCAGGGAGTCAGAACTGTTTTCTATTTACCTACCTGGAAATCATTTAGGTAATgagtaaatgagttaatgtacATAAAGTACATGCCTGCAGGGTAAGTACTCAACACAtaattctctttccttctctatctCTCTGCCCACCAGCCATTCTCTCCCTCCCACTGCTACTGCAACCTCCTATTCCCCATTTTTCCATTATAGAGTAATGCAAGTTGAGACAAGTTTGTCAGGTTTTGTGGGGAAGTTTTAGGTTGTTTTTTGGCCCAATAATACTCTGATCCCctctgagaaaaaacaaaatgcacaaaagcTTACTATCCTTGTCCATCTGGTACGCATGGGCATGTTCCAGCTCCTAGCTTCAGTAAAGTCTCCAGAGGATAGGACAAGTAACTCCTCTCTCAGCATTACTCTTACTAGGCAGGTTCAGAAGAGTCTTAAATTTGAGGCATCATAATATCTACACTTTGGGCCCtgggtggaagaaaaaaaatctctaagtagagtgtattagtctgttctcaagctgctgataaagacatacctgagactgggtaatttattaaaaaaaaaaaaaagaggtttaatggactcagaattccatgtggctggggagacctcacaatcactGAAGAAGGCGAAAGTCATgacttacatggcagcaggcaagagggaaTGAGAGTCAAGTGAAAGatgaaaccccttataaaaccatcagatcttgtgagaattattCACCACCAAGAGAATAGAAActgcccccaggattcaattctctcccactgggtccctcccacaacacgtgggaattatgggagctacatttcaagatgagatttgggtggggacacatccaaaccatatcatagagATAGGCCAAAAACTAATGTGGAATGTGATCTACCATTCCAATAATTCAAGTTGTAATCTGCATGCCTGATTCTCGGTGTGTATGTCCCTGTGGTTGTCCAAAAGCCTTTACTAAAGTCTTATTTAAATGTTGCAGCCCTGCCCTGGGGCATTGTGGGAAAGACTGCATGCCCATGCCATGGCAGGATGTTAAACAGTGAGCAGTGCACCCACTTGAGACCAGCACGATGGAGTTGGGGGTGTTGGTGGTGGGTGGAGAAGGAATAATTACAAGAGTGTCTCCACCTTCCAAAGCACAGCATCTTGGAAACAAAATCAGATCTTTAAGTTCAATTGACTTTGGCTCACCCTAGAAACCTGAGTGGAGATTCTGTCTCCATTTCCTACCTAGGAGAAGTAGGGTTTTGGGATCTGCAAAATGTGAAGTTTTATCTTCCAGAAGGTAGTGTAATCCATGGCATTTtgaaatacatgtaaaaaaataaCGTATCCAGAAAGAGTCAGTCATATTGCTGTGCTCATGCTTTGCCCAAGAGGTATTAAACAGTGTTTCTTCAGACATACAATTGTGTAACCACCCAGTGAGTTATTCCTGCCTactggaaaaacaaaatcaattcatGGATACCATcgcattgcagtaaagaaagcaGTTAATTGACACAAGGCCAGCCACTCCACGTGGGAGATGgaattattactcaaatcaatctcacCATAGGCGCAGAGGTTAGgggtttttcaaagatagtttggtAAGCAGAGGGCTAAGGCATGAGTGCTGCTGATTGATCAGGGAATGCAATAATAGGGATGTAGAATACAGTCTTCTTGAGCTGGGTCTGCTTCTGAGTTGGGGCCATAGGACTGGTTGAGTAACAGGTCTGGGTGGGGTCATTAGGTAGTCAGAATTGAAAAAGCTtggaaagacatctcaaaagCCCTGtcttaggttttatttatttatttattttgagatagtgtctcactatgttgcccaggctgcagtgcagtggcacaaccatagcttaccgtagccttgacctcctaggctcaagaaagcaatcctcccacctcagcttccagtaGCTGTGaccagtagctgtgactacaggtgcaggcaccatgcctggctagttactatactacaatagtgatgttatgtACAAGAGTAATTGAGGAAtttgcaaatcttgtgacctcctgAATAATGGCTGATAATTATTTAGCTAAACCTGCATCATAGTAGAATTCAGGCCCTTCTCATCCTCCTAACTTGGGggtctttcattagttttacaagggcagtttagttttggggaagagctattatcatttaaactataaactacatttctcccaaagttagctgggcccatgcccaggaatgagtgaagacagccagcctgtgagcctagaagcaagatggagtcggccatgtcagatttctctttcTGTCACAGTTTTGCAAAAGTGGTTTCACTTGGACAACCTGACACACCAGGAAGTATTTAGATTTGTGAGATACTGAACTTGGTGGTGTCCTAGAAACTTGTGTATGAAGATAAGTAACGGCTGTAGGAGTTATCTGAATCTTAATGGAATTGTGATGTCCAGTCACTAGCTTGAGAACCACTTTCATTCTCTGCAAGAATTGAGCGAACTCCTTGATTctacaaaaacacatgaaaaaaatgaaattacaagaAACACAGCTTCTGATCAGGGTAAATGGGAGTGTAATGAATAACCCTTTTGGAAGTCACTACATGGTGCAATGGTGACTGATTAAGGTAGTATTTTAAGATGCAAATTGTATAGTTTGGCTCAAATAATTACAAAGGAAgacaataataatgtaatattaCAAAGTTGTAGGTTTTAAAGATGGAGGAGCAAAAGAATGTGTGGCTGCATCTTTAAAAGAGATAGCAAAGCAGAACAATGTGAAATTAGGCCAAAGAAAAGCTGGACTGTTCTCTATGACGTTTTCTCAACAGGGAGATGTATTACTGAGGACTAGAGTCTCCCCAGGGCTCCAGTAAATGCTTCACTGCATGTCATTTcacacaaaatacataaagcTGCTATAGGAGGTGGACGAGGTGACCTGACAGGTCTCCAGTCTCTAATTTCTGTGATTTAAAGGTTCTGTGCTATTACCCAGCAAGATGCATGGCTTTTTAGTgattccatttgtaaaatgaccctccagtttttttttcttagcttccACCTttgcagaaatcttttttttttctttcacctatGCAGTAAAACTCAAAGATTATAGTATTCAGCATCACAGGACTGGGGAATCGTGCAGAAGAAGGGTTAAGCAGGATTAAATGTTTGCTTACAAGGGAAAAAACTTAAGAGTGAAGGAGATGGGAGGAAAGCTGAAATGATCATCacacactattaaaaaaaatcacagtttccCTGCATCTAAATGGGATTTTGATTTAGACACCATATTCCTTTTAAGAAGAGCTGTATTGAGTGCAGAAAAAGTGCACATTAATCTTCCTTTCGACAAGactaaggaaaaacaaacaaaggtaCTAATTGAACACTGGCTTATTGAagttctctgatggtaatttaaTTCTCTAAGGAGTCACAGGGTAGTGAAAACTTTTGGATGATACTGAATATGTCCAACTTGTTAAAAGCCTTTTAATGGCAATTCTGGAATGTAATCTATGTGTTTCATTTACATGATCTATGAAAAGCTTTATCCTTTTGTCCAGATGGACTTGGATTCACAGTATGTAAAACCTTCAGAAATCAACCTTTGCCGAGTTTCAACTATAAGTACAAGACTTAGTCTgaatcatttctttccttttgtaaaTGGGGTACAATGTGAATAGTGCGTATCAAAGGTGATTGTGGGTTGccagaaaataagtttttacCTGGATTTTAATGCTATAAGCAAGACAAGAACAACATGAGGGCTTCTTCATTAATTACCTACTAAGACAATATTCTATTACAGAAGCATTAGGTTTCAGGGATCATAAAAGCATTTGTGATAAACTCCCTGGTTCTGGGatccagaaggaagaaagaaaacaacacaacATCAATTCTTCTTGTCCAGCCCccatcctgttttcttttctttctgctacaCTCTCAGATATTGTCTTAGAAGCATCAACCAACTTGAAATCCTGATTGTAGCAAAGCAACCACAGGTAACCAAACAACAAGAAGAGGGAGAGCAATGGTTGTTGGACTTACTGGGACACATCAAAGCCTTCATTTTCCTCAGGACCTGGATGGAATAAGAAACCCTGAGGGTTTGCTGAAGAACAAAACTGTCATTTTTCACATCAGCATCAGTTTGCAACCTTTGACTCTGCTGCTATTCTTCACCGCACACTAGCTATAATGGGCTGGTTCACTGATTCGCATCCCCTGTTTCTTTACTTGTGGGtgtatttttcaacattttttcccTGAAAACTTTGTATATAGCTCTTTGTAGCAGTTATGGTGCAATTCGGTAACTAttaatatgtgtacatatttatatctCCACATAGAATATATAATGAGTTCCCAAAGTTTATACCAGAGTTAGTGActtcttaaaatgtttgtttaatgaagaaaataaataaataaacttgtcaACAGATGTATTGGTGCTTCCCATTATTGTGAGTAAAAGGAATATCTAATTCTGTGAGTACAAGCCAGGGATGGGACAGTTCTGTTTTTGAGGTAATCTTGAACAATTCTTACAATATACTTACAAAGAAGTTGGCAAGCTATTGCTTGGAAACTTCTTCCAGTAGGAATCCTAAGGCCTTACCAGATAACCAATTTCTTCTGTGCATGACCAatacaaattttatatacatGGCTCTGATACACATCTCTTAGAAATGTCCACAGATTGAAATTAGTTCTAGTATATGAatccatttggaaaataaaagttcCCATTAAAATAAGAACAAGACAAATGTCCTATAACTGCTATTACTTAACATCATATCGAAAGTCCTagccaataaaataaaacaaataaaataaataataaaaagaaaaatacaaaattgcccTTCAAATATACAGTATTCATAAAAGTTCTATACAAATGTATTACTACATTTGGCTAAAAAGGCAATTCAGCAAGCTTCCTTAAAAAAAGATCAACATATAATCATCAGTATCCATATAAATCAGCAATAAATGCTTATAAAATACAATTGACCAGGGATTTATTTACAATAGCCCCCCAAAAcgccttaaaatttaaaaattaaaaacctctcCTTTACCAGCATTCCTCAGAATTCTTTATTAATAACAAATCCTTTCATCCAGGTGCACAAATGAAAATCCCTGGTCACATCCCCAGCGTCTTGCCCAAGATCATTTACAGCCAGCTTCATGGCCGTGTAACCAATGCAGTTGCTTTGAAAGGAACCCATCTACGAAGTAGACATCTTTTCCATCTTCCTTGCTAACAGAACTCTTGTGGTGTTCAGATTCTTATCTCTCAAAGCAGAGGACACCGTTCTCAGCTCAGCAGAAAATCCTATAGAAGACTAAGTTAATCATTGACTTTTACCATTCTCTTCACACAGGATTGGTTTTTGGGTAGCCAGTGAGACTGAGAAATGTAATGGTGTTCATCAGAAAGAtttgttgcttttaaaatgttacatcaGCAGCTTTTCAACTAGTTCTTTCCATGTCTGTATGTGATGCCCATGTGGCAGCCACCCAATTGGAAAGAAGGGAACAAGCCAAAGGACAAAAGAGAAACATTAAGGCTGACTGAGCTGAAAGGTGGAAAGAACTCAGATCCTGGACGATTACGGAAACCACTGAGTTGACTAAATCCTTAAGATAGCTACTCTAGAATCCTTGCTgtataagaaaattatatattatacatgtctAAGCCATTTGAGGTTTTTACTTGCTTCTGGATCTTCATGACAAAGACAtccaaaacaaataaagaaagcaatagaTTCAGGATATTATTTGTGATACATCTAACCATCAAGAATTAGCAtccagaaacaaaatatttataaattaataaaaaactataaacaatCCAATAGAAAGATCAGCAGATGATATAAACAGGGAATTTACAGCCAATGACAATAgaatattcatgaaaataatataacacaATGCCCAACTCAGtagaaataagagaaatgcaGAGTAAAATGAAGTGAGTATTTTTTCCAACTCATCTGACTggcaatagaaaaagaagtctGACAAAACTAAAATGATGTGGATGACGGTATGAATAATTATCAACTCTGGAGTCTAATGGGAGAATGAGTTTATGTAACACATATAAAAACAGTTGTACCATGTCTGGCTGAAGATGTCCATATCCTTCAATTCAGTAGTTTATCATCCAGATATAATTCTTAATGAAACTCTAGCATAGGTGCATagaaacacatataaaataatacctGTAGCACTTTATGATGTAAAGAGGAAACTGCTTCAATATCTGTCATAAAaagaatgtaataataatattcattcaATGGCATAGTATACCTtagctgaaataaattaaaatacatacaaaaccCAGATACATTTTATATGATATAATAGTGAGAGAGTTAAAAATGCAATACTATCTATCCAGTATAATGTCCATTAACAAGgttgaaaatatgtaatatatactctATTTTGGATGCACAGTTACatggagaaacaaaaaagatgcaCTGGGATGACAGCACTATATTAAGGCTAGTAGTTTCTTCTGCATCATATGGAGAAGCTCcaaatttttgaaatcttttgAAGTCTCTATCTTTTGAATTCTTTTGAAATTCAACATTGTAAAAGTTCACATTTCTAAAACTGATCACTTGATTTTCTGAAGAACAGCCCCCCAAAAtgccttaaaaatttaaaaattaaaaacctgtcCTTTACCAGCATTCTTCAGAATTCTTTATTAATAACAAATCCTTTCATCCGGGTGCACAAATGAAAATCCTTGGTCTTGGTCGCATCCCCAGCGTCTTGCCCAAGATCATTTACATCCACCTTCATGGCCATGTAACCTATGCAGTTGCTTTGAAAAGAACCCATCCTTTAAATGGGTCCACACTAACTAATGCTGTACTGTTGCTGTCTCaacatttttaatacatattgAATAATGTGTcctgcattttaattttgtacTAGGTTCTTCAAATTATGTAGCTAATCCTTCTTGGATTTGAAACTGGGTTGTCATTCTCTGGTTTATTCTTAATCAGTAcactcttcttcttctcttttgagATAGGCAGGGCACtattattcatttcttcaacaaatatcaACTGCATCTCTGCTGCGTACTAGACACTATAGTAAACATTGAGAATACAATTGACATGAATAAGGCAATGTTCCCATAATCATGAAGTCTATTCTAGTAGAGatacatataataaattaattaataatcaaAAATATAGGATAGTGATAAAttcaaggaaaataattaaaCCAAAGTAATAGGGTTGAAAGTAACTGGTAGCTGCTGTAGATTGGTCAATGAAGGATGATATTAGAAACAAGATCCATTTCCTAGCACGGTGGctgattcctgtaatcccagcactttgggaggctgaggtgagaggattgcttgaggctaggagttcaagactggcctgggcaacatagcaagaccctgtctccacaaaaagtaaATTAAGAGAACTTAgttgggcatggaggcacatgcctgtagtcctagctactcgggaggctgaggtaggaggattgcttgaggttgcAATGACCTATGATTGACCACTGCACTCAAACTGAgacaacacagccagaccctgtctgtaaaaaaccTTTTTTCACAGAAGATCTAACTGAGGAGAAGGCATCACTTATGGGAAGGTCTGAATGAATAATGTTTCTCTAAGTtttacttttgttctttattGTTTATCTTCAGATGAAAAAGAATTgaccaaacaaaaaaaggaaatattttttcgTCTAGGAAATGAATTAATGTTGTAACATTCTCTTCCTCACTatagatggtttttaaaaaatttttttgatttctggctaatttatttttcaaaatggaaattatattctACAGATTACTGAGAGAGCTTAGTATCTCTCATATTGAAATGCCAAAGGAATTTGCCAGTGATTTATGTGTATGTAAATTGAACTGGGTATGCTTAGTAAAATCTGGCATGATGCTAACTAATTGCAATGAGAATAAGATATAATTGATTAACCCCACTGGCTGCTCTGAAAAGCCATCTTTGCATCGTACCTCGTCCGCCGCCTTGCTCGCCGCAGCCGCCTCCGGCGCAAGCCTCCTCCGCCGCCGCGGACTCCGGCAGCTTTATCGCCAGAGTCCCTGAACTCTCGCTTTCTTTTTAATCCCCTGCATCGGATCACCGGCATGCCCCACCATGTCCGACGCAGCCGTAGACACCAGCTCCGAAATCACCACCAAGAACTTAACGGAGAAGAAGGAAGTTGTGGAAGAGGCGGAAAATGGAAGAGACGCCCCAGCTAACGGGAATGCTAATAAGGAAAATGGGGAGCAGGAGGCTGACAATGAGGtagatgaagaagaggaagaaggtggggaggaagaggagaaggaagaagaaggtgaTGGTGAGGAAAAGGAtggagatgaagatgaggaagctgagtcaGCTACGGGCAAGCGGGCAgctgaagatgatgaggatgacgATGCCGATACCAAAAAGCAGAAGACCGACGAAGATGACTAGacagcaaaaaaggaaaagttaaactaaaaaaaaaaggccgcCATGACCTATTCACCCTCCACTTCCCGTCTCAGAATCTAAACGTGGTCACCTTCGAGTAGAGAGGCCCACCCGCCCACCGTGGGCAGTGCCACCCGCAGATGACACGCGCTCTCCACCACCCAACCCAAACCATGAGAATTTGCAAcaggggaggaaaaaagaaccaaaacttCCAAGgccctgctttttttcttaaaagtatttttaaaaggaaatttgtttgtattttttatttacattttatatttttgtacgGATTGTTAGggtcagccatttttttttttttttttttttttttttgagacggagggagtctctccctgttgcccaggctggagtgcagtggcgcaatctcggctcactgcgagctccgcctcccgggttcacgccattctcctgcctcagcctctccgagcagctggaactacaggcgcccgccaccatgcccagctaattttttgtatttttagtagagacggggtttcactgtggtctcgatctcctgacctcgtgatccacccgcctcggcctcccaaagtgctgggattacaagtgtgagccactgcgcccggcgggTCAGCCATTTTTAATGATCTCAGATGACCAAACCAGCCTTCAGAGCGTGTTCTCTGTCCTACTTCTGACTTTACTTGTGGTGTGACCGTGTTCATTATAatctcaaaggagaaaaaaaaccttgtaaaaaaaaagcaaaaatgacaacAGAAAAACAATCTTATTCCGAGCATTCCAGTAACTTTTTTGTGTATGTACTTAGCTGTACTATAAGTAGTTGGTTGGTATGAGATGGTTAAAAAGGACAAAGataaaaggtttctttttttccttttttgtctatgaagttgctgtttatttttttggcCTGTTTGATGTATGTGTGAAACAATGTTGTCCAACAATAAACAGgaattttattttgctgagttgttctaaaaaaaaaaagatataattgaTTAAAATACTGACATCAAATCTGGGTTGCCATGTGCTCTACATAAAAAGAGGCACCTGAACTCATGCAATGCAGCATCATTGATCAGAGATTGATTTATAGCATGTGCTTTCCAAAAtcagtagaaatataaaatattataacgTAGAGGTTTTATTACAGACATGGAAAGTAAGACCCAGTAGGTTCCTTAGATGGTCAAAGgcgatttttttaaattcaaaaacaaGAATAATCAATTAAAGATGAGACATCACTGCACATTTCTATTGAAAATGTGAACCATGGAGCCAGTCAGGAGTGCCTGAAGTTTGAAATGCTGATTATGTCCCACCTGATATACATGGAGACCCTAATTCTACCTCTGCATGCAACCCCTCATGCACACCTTATTCAGGATGAAGAACATAAGATCCTTATTTAATACtagtgtttaaaattttataattaaaacaaggACCCATTAATGAGATCATTTTAGTCTTCCTTATATTCCCTGCATGTCTTTAGAGTTGCAGACAGGCTACATTAAATTTCTCTtcacaaaaataaaggaaagatactATCAGCATATCTTGCTCAATTAATGGCAATTTCATTCACATgattttttagggaaaaaaactgTTCTGTTATACTGATGATCACTTATTTGTAATTGGAATCTACTTTCCTTCATTCATCAAACTCTACAGTattgaaaataacaaataaccCCCCAAAATTTGAACAAACAACAAGCACAGTCAGAAATAGGAAAACCCTTGTTTTTTAAGTAATTTGGGAAAGTTATACTCTTGGATTTCTAGTTAGAAATCTCAAGGCATGTTTTCACCTATTTGGAAACTCATTGGCTCCAACTTCTTAGGGAGCCATATTTTTGACACTGGTTATTcatacatagaaaataattttcccaaactCAGTTACTTTCTAAAAAATCAATGGATTTTTGATGACAAATAGACGAAGACGTTTAAAGCCCCACGAATTGGGAGCTGGGTGAGACACCATCATGTTTTTCAAGGCAAAGACCCAGGGTTCCAGAGACATCCCTCAGCAACAGGATGCCTGTGGAGGTGGAGATGGTGGGGAGTAAGAAAAAACTGGAAGGAGCACCTGGGAGGGCACACACCTCCTCCTTTCATCATAGTAGACTctgcttattttttctgtatattgagattcagagaaaagtgtatctttaaaaaatttaaatgatgacAAATCTAGTAAGCCACCCCTTTCTTAACCAAGGTTTTTGTGTtgtaagaaacataaataaattttaaacaagttCGAGATGAATACACTCAAAAATAataagggaagggaggaaggaaggaaggaaccaaggaaggaaggaagggagggagggagggagggagggaggaagagacagggaaggaggaaggaagagagggagggctggagggaggagggagggagggagagagggaggaaggaaggaaggaagaaagaaagagaaagaaagagaaagaaagagaaagaaggaaagaaagagaaaagaaagaaagataaaaaagagaagaaagagagtaagggagagaaagagagagggagctgGGGGATGGGGTTTCTCATAGAATCCCAAGAAGAATACCAACAGCCATGAAATAAGTACGGCAAAGGCCATGGACTGGAGAGCTGCCCCAGAGGTTCTGAATTTATTTGCCTACATTTCAATAATTCAGCCTATACAGATCAGTGGCTCTTGGTCCCCCAGTTCCAAATTCCAAGGAAAATATGACTAACTCAGCTGACTGCTGTGGAACAGTAAACTATGGACAAGGGGAGTAGGTTCACAGAGCACAAAAGTGACTCCATAAATGAGCAGGTCAACTGAAAGAAAGGTGGGACTGGCAGGTACCCACCATCCATCCCAG
It encodes the following:
- the LOC100579853 gene encoding prothymosin alpha-like, whose product is MSDAAVDTSSEITTKNLTEKKEVVEEAENGRDAPANGNANKENGEQEADNEVDEEEEEGGEEEEKEEEGDGEEKDGDEDEEAESATGKRAAEDDEDDDADTKKQKTDEDD